The stretch of DNA GGGGTCACATCTTTTAAGCCGGGCACCGCAGAGCGCATGCGATCTGGGATCGGCGTTAAGTCAGAATCAGGGGGCGGCGTTACCGTGTCTTCTCTGAATTCAACCAAAGCATCCGTTTTGGTGCTGGTGTGCTGAGCGATAGAATGAGTCATGGTGTTTTCACCATTGGCGTCTTGCTCTTCACGGATGGCGCGAATGACTTCCATAAAGCCGTGATTTTCGCGGATATAACTCCACCGACCGTGAGGCTGACGAATTTCATCAATGATAGATATCTGTTTGGTTTTTAATTGCTGAGCCAACTCTTCGGCAGTGAAAGGCCCTAATATCCTCGTGGAGGATTTTACGAGCCAGTTCTTATCGGAGTTTACGGCCTCGTCCATCATATCAGAATGGTGCTTTGGTTAAGAGCAGTTTGATATCGTCGTTGGTAAGGAAAAGCCCCGCCCCCAAGTAACCACCGCGCATCTGAGATTCCTCAGGAGCGACATTGTAACCCGCCGTTAAATAAATACCGCGGTACATGGTATAAGAGACACCCGTCTTAAGTTTGAAGTTTCCGAAATCGAAAGCTTCCATAGAAAATTTCAACTTCCGACGGAAAAAATAATAATCAATACCCAAACCACCACTGTTTTCAATCAACCCCCCTTTAAGAGTGAGGTCCCAGAAATTCTTCGCGAATAAAACGGTGAACTTGATTTTATTCTCGAAAGTTTTGGTTTCGGTGTAATCTGCCGGCGAACCGCCGCCCGTTCCCGCAATCTGGGTGCGCGTTTTTTCAACCACGCCCACGGGATCGTCGATAACTCCAATATAATAGTAACGATCTAAGCCCGGTTGAATTTGCACACCGATATACGACTTCACGGCCGCTGGTTCTGCAAGGTATTCACCTTTAAAATCAAACGCCGTTTGAATGCGATTAGCGGCCCCCAAAAGATCGCTGATACCTTCGATGGTTGAGGTCACATTTTCAGAAGTTTGCTCATCACTGACAAGTTTCCCGATAGCCCCTTCGCCGTTATTAACTTTGGCGGTGATGTCTTCAAGATTCTTCATCGAATTTGACAGGCGCTCCCAAGTTTTTTTCAAACCCGTGTCGCTTTTGTCATTCATGACTTCACGAAGGCTTGCCGTGACTTCATGAACGTCGTTCACGATATCGCCGATCTTATCTTTATTTTCGGACGTCATCTGTGCCAGATCACCCGTTAAAACTTCGATGTTTTTAACGATGCGACCTAAAACGTGTTTGCGTGTGCCGTCTTCCGATGTCGCTTCTTGAAGATTTTTTGCCACTTCTTTTAAAGAGGTTGTCACTTCCGAAACAGAGGCCATCAAGTTATCAAGACTGCCACCAGATTTGATATTTAAAATTTGCGCATTGTCTTCTAGCGGAGGATCTGTCGGAGAGCCCGGATACACTTCAACGTGAGCGTCCCCCAAAATGCCTTGAGATTTAATTTCGATGGCCGCGGAGGTCGTTAATTGAACATCCGATTTCACCGTGATATCAATGCGTGCCATGCCATCTTGAAGAGAGATATTTTTAATCACACCGACCGGGATACCGGCAGAACGAACGGCCGAATTTTTTACTAATCCCCCCGCATTGGGTAAAACAAACCATGCTTTTTTAGAGCGTCCCATAAAAGAAGGGTCATCGCTGACACTCATGGACATGATGGCGATCAATGATCCCACCACCACGACAAGAAGACCTACTTTAAACTCTGCTCCACGAAGCCAATTCATTGATGTTTCATCCCTTTATTCACGAACTTTTTCACCAGCTCAATATCTGTGTTGAAAAAATCGTCTGGAGTTCCAAATAGCAAAACGCGCCCACTATCTAACATCGCAATGTGATCGGCAATACGAAACGCCGCTGCCAAATCGTGCGAAACCATAATTGACGTGGTGCCTTCTCGCAATTTATGGGTACTCAGTATCAAATTATCCACCATTTCCGTCAGAATGGGATCTAATCCCGTGGTCGGCTCATCATAGATCAAGATTTCTGGATCTAGGGCGAGAGCACGTGCTAAGCCCGTTCTCTTTTGCATACCACCACTAATCTGGCTCGGAAGTTTCTGAAAATGCTTGGGGTCTAGCCCCACTTGTTGAAGCTTTTCTTCCGCAATACGAAAGACCTGTTCAGGTTTCAAATCGCGACGATGTTCAAACAGTGGAAAGCAAACATTTTCCATCACTGTCATATCGTCAAAAAGGGCGGCTGACTGAAATAGAACTCCGAAATGACAACGAAATTTAGTCAGTTCATCTTCATTCATGGTGGAAATATCTGTCCCCAAAACTTCAATGGTCCCTGAAGTCGGTTTAAACAGCCCTAAAAGATGTTTCAGCATGACACTTTTTCCAGTTCCGGAAAAACCGATGATCGCCGTCAAACTGCCTTTGGGAATTTCAAGGTCGATTCCTTTAAGAACAAACTCTTTTCCCCCATCAAAGGATTTTTTTACGTCTCGAATAGAGACAGCGGATTCTGATTTCATTAAGTGATCCCCATGATGCTGTAGTAAAGACGAATCAAGTTGGACACAAAGTAATCTAAGATAATGATACCCACCATGCTTTGCACGACGCCTTGATTGGTCGCATCGCCCACACCTTTCGCTCCGCCGGTCGTGAAAAATCCACGATACGTACACATGATCGCGAAATACACCCCAAAGATCATTCCTTTGAAAAGTCCTTCATTGATGTGTTTTACTTCAATTAAATCGGCAATTCTTTGAAAGAACACGGCTTCATCTAGTTGCACAACCTTCACACACAAGATCCAGCTGCCAAACATCGCCACAAAGTCAAACACTGCGACCAATAACGGCATACAAATCACGGCGGCCACCAAACGCGGGGAAATCAAATACTGCTTGGTATTGACACCCATCACGTCTAAGGCATCGATTTGTTCATTCACGCGCATGGTTCCTAAACGTGCCGCCATCGCACCACCGGCCCGCGCCGCCACGATCAACCCCGTTAAGACCGGACCCAATTCGCGCGTGATACCTAAAGCCACCACGGGTCCTACCATGTTCACGGCATTGAACATTTTAAAGCCCAGATAAATTTGCAAGGACAACGCCAGGCCTGTGAATATACCCGTTAAACAGATGATGCCGACAGATTGATTGCCGATAAATTCCATGTGTTTGATGATTTCTGAAAACCTTGATGGTTTCGCGAAAATCAAACGAACACTTTCCGTAAAAAACAAAACAATCTTTCCGGTTTCTAAAACCAAGTCGCGCGTCAGACTTAACGTCAGCGCCCCGATTCCTGAAATAATCCTTGCCAGGTTGTGTGCCAGACTCACTATTGTCCCCCTCCGACGTAAACGCGTGGGACTCTTTCGCCGACACTCGTTAACATCTCCCAAGTAATACTTTGCGCTTGGGTCGCTAATTCTTCCGGAGATAAAGTCGCTCCGTGATCTTGACCAAACAGCACCGCTTCCTGATCTTTGAATTCCTTAAGATCTTTGTTTTGAACAACGTCGGTGACATCTAAC from Bdellovibrio bacteriovorus encodes:
- a CDS encoding MlaD family protein — encoded protein: MNWLRGAEFKVGLLVVVVGSLIAIMSMSVSDDPSFMGRSKKAWFVLPNAGGLVKNSAVRSAGIPVGVIKNISLQDGMARIDITVKSDVQLTTSAAIEIKSQGILGDAHVEVYPGSPTDPPLEDNAQILNIKSGGSLDNLMASVSEVTTSLKEVAKNLQEATSEDGTRKHVLGRIVKNIEVLTGDLAQMTSENKDKIGDIVNDVHEVTASLREVMNDKSDTGLKKTWERLSNSMKNLEDITAKVNNGEGAIGKLVSDEQTSENVTSTIEGISDLLGAANRIQTAFDFKGEYLAEPAAVKSYIGVQIQPGLDRYYYIGVIDDPVGVVEKTRTQIAGTGGGSPADYTETKTFENKIKFTVLFAKNFWDLTLKGGLIENSGGLGIDYYFFRRKLKFSMEAFDFGNFKLKTGVSYTMYRGIYLTAGYNVAPEESQMRGGYLGAGLFLTNDDIKLLLTKAPF
- a CDS encoding MlaE family ABC transporter permease, translating into MSLAHNLARIISGIGALTLSLTRDLVLETGKIVLFFTESVRLIFAKPSRFSEIIKHMEFIGNQSVGIICLTGIFTGLALSLQIYLGFKMFNAVNMVGPVVALGITRELGPVLTGLIVAARAGGAMAARLGTMRVNEQIDALDVMGVNTKQYLISPRLVAAVICMPLLVAVFDFVAMFGSWILCVKVVQLDEAVFFQRIADLIEVKHINEGLFKGMIFGVYFAIMCTYRGFFTTGGAKGVGDATNQGVVQSMVGIIILDYFVSNLIRLYYSIMGIT
- a CDS encoding ABC transporter ATP-binding protein, encoding MKSESAVSIRDVKKSFDGGKEFVLKGIDLEIPKGSLTAIIGFSGTGKSVMLKHLLGLFKPTSGTIEVLGTDISTMNEDELTKFRCHFGVLFQSAALFDDMTVMENVCFPLFEHRRDLKPEQVFRIAEEKLQQVGLDPKHFQKLPSQISGGMQKRTGLARALALDPEILIYDEPTTGLDPILTEMVDNLILSTHKLREGTTSIMVSHDLAAAFRIADHIAMLDSGRVLLFGTPDDFFNTDIELVKKFVNKGMKHQ